The window AGCTGCGAGAACGGGATCCTCATTTCCACCGTCCAGCCCTGCGCGTCCCTTCGCGCCTTGCCTTCCCACACCCCGTCCCACGAGTCGTCGGACCAGCCGTCGTTGTAGAGCGTGCCGTCGAACTGGGTGCCGGCGGCATTGACGGCGAAGTAATAGCCGCTGCGCCGGTCGTAGTAGGGATCGAGATAGATGAAGAAGCGATCCGACCGCGTGCCGCCGTCGCGCCGCGACAGCTCGCTCACGATCGAATCGGGCGAAGAGTCGTACATGCGCGCGCCCACGTAGAGCGCGTCGCGATCGTAGCGCACGCGCACCACGGTCCGCTGCGACGGCCGGGCGCCCTCGACCGGATCACGCTGGACGAAGTTGCTGCAGGCCGGGGCGGTCTGCCACACGGGCTCGTTGAGCACACCGTCGACGGTGATGCCGGAAGCGGTGAGCGTGGCGTGGACCACGTGCGACGTGTCCGGGGCGGGATCGGCCAGCGCGGGCAGCGCGAAACCGAGCAGCAGCGAGGCGAACACGAGACGACGCATGACACTCTCCAGGGCACGGGGACGGCGTCTTCGCGATACGCCCATTGGAGCGTGGTTGTGGCAGAAAGGTTGAAGCGTGGTGGTGCCGCGATGGCGCGATTCAGCGCGTTCGCCGCGCAATTCCTCCCGGCGCGGAGTTCGCGCCGACGGACGCAGATTCGGGCGGCGGAGCGTCGCGCGTGGGGATGAGGCGCGTGCGGGGTGTGCCCGATCGGCCCCGTTGACCCGCACGATCACTCTGCCTAGAGTCCCGGAACTCGCGCCCGGTCCGTGGCGCGCGCCCGAGGAGGCCGACCATCGCGACCCCGGCACTGAAGGTGGCGGAAGCGCCGCCGGAACCCTTCGCTTCCTACATCCCGGCCGAAGCGAAGCTGCCGGAATTCACCCCGCGCGCGGTGATCGTGGGCGCGCTGCTCGGCATGGTGTTCGGCGCGTCGTCGCTCTACCTGGTGCTCAAGGTCGGGTTGACGGTCAGCGCCTCGATCCCGGTCGCGGTGATCTCGATCACGCTCTTCCGCCTGCTCTCCAAGTTCGGCGTGCGCGACGCCACCATTCTCGAGAACAACATCGTCCAGACCGCGGGCTCGGCCGGAGAGTCGATCGCGTTCGGCGTCGGCGTGACCATGCCGGCGATCATGATCCTGGGATTCAACCTCGAGCTGACGCGCGTGGCCCTGGTGGCGGCGCTGGGCGCGCTGCTCGGCATCCTGATGATGATTCCGCTCCGCCGCGCGCTGATCGTCCAGCAGCACGGCAAGCTCAAGTACCCCGAGGGCACGGCCTGCGCCGAGGTGCTGAAGGCCGGCGCCTCGGCCGAATCGCGCGCCGCGGCCTCGCAGGAGGCGCACGCGGAGGCTACCGGCCTCGAGCGCGGGGTCTCGGCCACCACCATCTTCACCGGCTTCGGAATCGGCCTGCTCTACAAGACCGCGATGGAGGCGTTGAAGGGCTGGAAGGACACGCCCGAGAAAGTATTCGCCAAGCCGTTCGAAGCGGGCTCGGTCGCGGCCGAGATCTCGCCCGAGCTGCTCGGCGTCGGCTACATCATCGGTCCGAAGATCGCCTCGATCATGTGCGCGGGCGGTGTGCTCGCCTACCTGGTTCTGATCCCGCTGATCAAGTTCTTCGGCTCATCGATTCCCGGCCCGCTCGCACCCGGCACGATCCCGATTCACGACATGAGCCCGAATCAGATCCGCAGCGCCTACGTGCTCTACATCGGTGCCGGCGCGGTCGCGGCCGGCGGCATCATCAGCCTGATGCGCTCGATTCCCCTGATCTGGAGCGGCCTGCGCCAGGGCCTGAAGGACGTGGGCGCGGCGCGCGGCCAGGCCGACCCGCACCGCACCGAGCACGACCTGCCGATGAGCTTCGTGCTGGGCGGCATCGTGGTGCTGGTGCTGGCCATCATGCTCTCGCCACCGCTCCACATGAATCTGGTCGGCGCGCTCCTGATCGTGATCTTCGGCTTCCTGTTCGTCACGGTGTCGTCGCGACTCACCGGTGAGATCGGCTCGTCGTCGAACCCGATCTCGGGCATGACGGTCGCGACGCTGCTGCTCACCTGCCTGATCTTCCTGCTGGTCGGATGGACCGGCGGGCTCTACTACGTGACCGCGCTCTCGGTCGGCGGCATCGTGTGCATCGCCGCGTCCAACGGTGGCGCGACCTCGCAGGACCTGAAGACCGGGTTCCTGGTGGGCGGAACGCCGAAATGGCAGCAGGTCTCGATCCTGATCGGCGCGCTGCTCTCGTCGCTGATCCTCGGGCCGATCCTGCTCAAGCTCAACGAGGCCTCGACCATCTACATGCCGGTCTCGCGCGTGGCGCCCGCCGGGATGCACACCGACGTCTCGACGCTGCCGCAGGCCCGCGAAGGGCTGCGCGGGGTTCAAGCCAAGGACGACACGCGCACGTATCGGGTCTGGCAGAAGATCGACGACGTCGGCGGGCCGGCCGGCAAGTACCTGGTGGATGACTCGGGCAACGCGGTGTGGCTGGTGGATCCGGGCATCAACGGCACGCTGCGCCAGCGGCCCGATGGCACTCAAGTGCGCAAGTTCGACGCGCCCAAGGCGACGCTGATGTCGTACATCATCCGCGGCATTCTCGATCGCAAGTTGCCGTGGGGTCTGGTGCTGTTCGGCGTCATGATCGCGATCGTCTTGGAGATGAGCGGCATCCCCTCGCTGGCGTTCGCGGTCGGCGTGTACCTGCCGCTGTCGTCGTCGTCGCCGATCTTCCTGGGCGGAGCCGTGCGCTGGCTGGTGGATCGGGGGCGGCGGAGGCAGCTCGCCGGCCGCAATCTGAGCGAGGAGCAGCTCGCCGCCGACGCCGACCGCAGCCCGGGCGTGCTGATGGCCTCGGGCTACATCGCCGGCGGTGCGATCGCCGGCATCGTCATCGCCTTCATGGCCGGCGTGCTCGAGAAGACCGACATCGCGTTGACCGACTGGGCCAACGTGCACAATCCGTTCTTCAACGGTCCGCGCGCCGATCTGCTGGCGCTCCTTCCGTTCGCCGTTCTGATCACGCTGCTCCTGCTGGTGGGGCAGGAGAGATGGCTCGCGCCGCGCAAGTCCGGATCGAAGGGCTAGCGCCGCGCCGTGAGCGACAAGCGGTTGATCATGATCGGAATGGTCATCGGCTCCACGCTCGGCGGGTGGCTTCCTTCGTTGTGGGGCGCCGGGGGTTTCACGGTCACCGCCGTGGTGTTCGGCGCGATCGGTGGGCTCGCCGGCATCTGGGCGGCGTGGAAGCTCGTGAATCGGTGACGCCGCGGCCGTCAGTCGCACGTGACGGCCTGTCAGGCTCGAACCCGCACTCGCGATTCTCTGGGAGAATGTCGCGCCCCGCATCCCCGCGCACAAGCCCCCTGATTGCTTGACGATCGCCAGACTTTTTCGCAACCGACGCGATGTTGTTCTGAAGCAGGCATCGCGGTTGCAATTGCGCCGCATCGGCGCGCGCGGCGAGTTGTTCGCGCGGTGTGACTGGCGTTTTCGAAGCGCCTTGCGCAGTATGGCGCGCATCGCGTGAGCCTCGAAACCATCCACTGGCCGACTACTCTAGGGAGCCCCATGAGCCGTCCGCTTCTCCTCTTGCTGAGCCGCGTTGGACTCGTTCTGCTCGTGGGGGCGCTCGGTCGCGTTCCGGTCGCTCACGCGCAGGACGATGCCGGACCTCCGCCCATGACCGAGGCCAAGATCGACACTGCCGGACCGGGCGGCGGATACGGCAACAACATCGCCGGAGAGTTCACGCCGGGCCGTGGGTTCGACATCATCAAGACGGATCGCGGCAGCCTCAATATCAGCGTCTACGGCTTGTTCCGCTACGTGAACCAGCTTCCCGCCAACCAGACGTTCACCGATCACCTGGGGCGCGTGCGTACGGTGAACACGCGGAACGACCTCAATTGGCACCGCACCATGATCTGGCTGACCGGGTTCTTCTACGACACCCGCTTCCGCTACAACATCACGGGCTGGTCCCTGGCGACGACGCAGCAGACCCTCATTTTCGGGAATCTTCAGTACCTCGCCGGGCGGGCGCTCACGATGGGAGTGGGGATCGCGCCCAACCTCACCAATCGCTCGATGATGGGCTCGTGGCCGTTTTGGGCGGCGAGCGATCGTCAGATGACCGAGGAGGCGTTGCGGGGCGGCTTTTCGTCGGGCTTCTGGCTCACCGGGCAGCCGATCGATCGCTTCTATTACAACGTATCGGTCAACAACAAC of the Candidatus Sulfotelmatobacter sp. genome contains:
- a CDS encoding oligopeptide transporter, OPT family, with protein sequence MAEAPPEPFASYIPAEAKLPEFTPRAVIVGALLGMVFGASSLYLVLKVGLTVSASIPVAVISITLFRLLSKFGVRDATILENNIVQTAGSAGESIAFGVGVTMPAIMILGFNLELTRVALVAALGALLGILMMIPLRRALIVQQHGKLKYPEGTACAEVLKAGASAESRAAASQEAHAEATGLERGVSATTIFTGFGIGLLYKTAMEALKGWKDTPEKVFAKPFEAGSVAAEISPELLGVGYIIGPKIASIMCAGGVLAYLVLIPLIKFFGSSIPGPLAPGTIPIHDMSPNQIRSAYVLYIGAGAVAAGGIISLMRSIPLIWSGLRQGLKDVGAARGQADPHRTEHDLPMSFVLGGIVVLVLAIMLSPPLHMNLVGALLIVIFGFLFVTVSSRLTGEIGSSSNPISGMTVATLLLTCLIFLLVGWTGGLYYVTALSVGGIVCIAASNGGATSQDLKTGFLVGGTPKWQQVSILIGALLSSLILGPILLKLNEASTIYMPVSRVAPAGMHTDVSTLPQAREGLRGVQAKDDTRTYRVWQKIDDVGGPAGKYLVDDSGNAVWLVDPGINGTLRQRPDGTQVRKFDAPKATLMSYIIRGILDRKLPWGLVLFGVMIAIVLEMSGIPSLAFAVGVYLPLSSSSPIFLGGAVRWLVDRGRRRQLAGRNLSEEQLAADADRSPGVLMASGYIAGGAIAGIVIAFMAGVLEKTDIALTDWANVHNPFFNGPRADLLALLPFAVLITLLLLVGQERWLAPRKSGSKG